A window of the Flavobacterium sangjuense genome harbors these coding sequences:
- a CDS encoding B12-binding domain-containing radical SAM protein has protein sequence MPTNKIIIFNPKSANGKHRIPNSILQVGAAVHGKYEYVFVDGNLEKNPWETIENYLKSGDYKYFGSTVMPGPQLRQAIPFTKKIKELFPETVTVWGGYFAANQYKVSLESGVVDYVINGPGDVAFPSLIEALENNEKEKIFLIKNLIYKNDKGEIVKTAVEALLDQDTLPKFPYEYLNSFYPVKNYLAKTFMGNKTLSYHSSMGCPFSCSFCAVVPIYNAKWKGMSATRIYEDVKYFKDKYNIDAVEFHDNNFFTSKKRVLEFSELIMNDGISYWGEGRIDTINMYSDDELKLMRKAGCKMIFLGAETGNDAVLKQMNKGGTQTGQMIKDFVLRMKNADIIPELSFVLGMPAKTEKEVYEQILWDINFIKEIKEINPNAEIIIYLFSPVPTEGSDLYKQILDAGFSFPKHLENWISPSWENFDLRKNPLTPWLKPYMIDTIKNFETVLNGYYPTVSDFRVRGFKRTVLTTVASWRYKTGVYNYPYEIKALHKLWKYRQPEIEGFYSE, from the coding sequence ATGCCAACGAACAAAATAATCATATTCAATCCAAAAAGTGCTAACGGAAAACATCGGATTCCCAATTCGATATTGCAGGTTGGAGCCGCTGTTCATGGCAAATATGAGTATGTTTTTGTGGATGGCAATTTGGAGAAAAATCCCTGGGAAACCATTGAAAATTATTTAAAATCGGGTGATTATAAATACTTTGGTTCAACCGTGATGCCTGGTCCGCAACTGCGTCAGGCGATTCCGTTTACCAAAAAAATAAAAGAATTATTTCCCGAAACCGTTACGGTTTGGGGCGGTTATTTTGCGGCCAATCAGTATAAAGTTTCCTTGGAATCTGGTGTTGTTGATTATGTTATTAACGGTCCGGGCGATGTAGCTTTTCCTTCTTTAATTGAGGCTTTGGAAAATAATGAAAAAGAAAAAATCTTCTTAATCAAAAACTTAATTTATAAAAACGATAAAGGAGAAATCGTTAAAACCGCTGTCGAAGCTTTACTCGACCAAGATACGCTGCCTAAGTTTCCTTATGAGTATTTGAATTCGTTTTATCCAGTCAAAAATTATTTGGCCAAAACCTTTATGGGTAACAAAACCCTATCATATCATTCGAGTATGGGCTGTCCTTTTTCATGTTCGTTTTGCGCTGTGGTTCCAATTTATAATGCCAAATGGAAAGGAATGTCAGCCACCAGAATTTATGAAGATGTCAAATATTTTAAAGACAAATACAACATTGACGCAGTCGAATTCCACGATAATAATTTCTTTACTTCCAAAAAAAGAGTTTTAGAATTTTCGGAATTAATAATGAATGATGGAATCAGTTATTGGGGCGAAGGCCGCATCGATACTATTAATATGTATAGTGATGATGAACTAAAACTGATGCGAAAAGCCGGTTGCAAAATGATTTTTCTTGGTGCTGAAACCGGAAATGATGCCGTCCTGAAACAAATGAACAAAGGCGGAACGCAAACCGGACAAATGATTAAAGATTTTGTCCTGCGGATGAAAAATGCCGATATCATTCCGGAATTGTCTTTTGTTCTTGGAATGCCTGCCAAAACTGAGAAGGAAGTCTATGAGCAAATTTTGTGGGACATCAATTTCATCAAAGAAATAAAAGAAATCAATCCGAATGCGGAGATTATCATTTATCTTTTTAGTCCCGTGCCAACAGAAGGTTCCGACTTATACAAGCAAATTCTCGATGCCGGTTTTTCGTTTCCTAAACATTTGGAAAACTGGATTTCACCGAGTTGGGAAAACTTCGATTTGCGGAAAAATCCACTAACGCCTTGGTTAAAACCTTACATGATTGACACCATTAAAAATTTTGAAACCGTTTTGAATGGTTATTATCCAACGGTTTCCGATTTCAGGGTTCGTGGTTTTAAAAGAACCGTTTTGACAACAGTCGCAAGTTGGCGTTATAAAACCGGAGTTTATAATTATCCATATGAAATAAAGGCTTTACATAAACTTTGGAAGTATCGCCAACCGGAGATTGAAGGATTCTATTCAGAATAG
- a CDS encoding methyltransferase: MTFSTNILLDFVKKLDLQNKSFLELGCGSGIISLLAAKNGAAVTASDVNQIALDFLETNASKNKLKLKIIYSDLFDNLKNQTFDYIIINPPYYPKTPKNIKEHAWFCGENFEYFEKLFVQLPNYLAAGDCYMILSQDCDIEKIKAIALRNALAFELVFEKKNLVETNYLFKVASL; the protein is encoded by the coding sequence ATGACATTCAGCACTAATATTCTTTTGGACTTTGTCAAAAAATTAGATTTACAAAACAAATCCTTTTTGGAGCTTGGCTGTGGTAGTGGCATTATTTCGCTTTTGGCAGCAAAAAATGGCGCAGCTGTAACTGCTTCGGATGTGAATCAAATTGCTTTGGATTTTCTGGAAACCAATGCTTCAAAAAATAAGCTGAAGCTAAAAATCATTTATTCTGATTTGTTTGACAATCTGAAAAATCAAACTTTTGATTATATAATTATCAATCCACCATATTATCCAAAAACTCCAAAAAACATAAAAGAACATGCTTGGTTTTGTGGTGAAAACTTTGAGTATTTTGAAAAACTATTTGTTCAGCTACCCAATTATTTGGCAGCGGGTGATTGTTATATGATTTTGTCACAAGATTGTGATATTGAAAAAATAAAAGCCATAGCATTGAGGAACGCTCTGGCTTTTGAACTTGTTTTCGAAAAGAAAAATTTGGTTGAAACCAATTATCTATTTAAAGTAGCTTCCTTGTAG
- a CDS encoding LacI family DNA-binding transcriptional regulator, translated as MRSKATLKQIAKELGVSVSTVSKALNGSPEISEPTKQRVQEYAKLKNYKPNVIGLNLKNRRTKTIGVVIPNILNSFFAKVFTGIEKVADAKGYKVITCISNESLEKEINILEMLSNGTIDGFILSISKEAQKLQQFDHFKAIINDGTPMVMFDRIADEVQCDKVIVDDYESAINATNHLINTGCKNIALFTTIKQLSVANLRAQGFYKAFEQKGLKVNEKLIIQTDNIDEFDILVKDFFDKNDVDAVFALDEHAATIAMKMGLKKGMKIPEELSVIGFADGVWSRRLTPSLSTVSQHGPEIGEVATQLLIDKLESNEEALVFSTTTIKTELRQRDSTRKLL; from the coding sequence ATGAGATCGAAAGCCACATTAAAACAAATTGCAAAAGAGTTAGGAGTTTCTGTTTCTACAGTTTCTAAAGCATTGAATGGAAGCCCTGAAATAAGCGAACCAACAAAGCAACGTGTCCAGGAATATGCCAAGCTGAAAAATTACAAACCAAATGTTATTGGATTAAATTTAAAAAACAGAAGAACAAAAACGATTGGTGTTGTTATTCCTAATATATTGAATTCTTTTTTTGCCAAAGTTTTTACCGGAATTGAAAAAGTGGCCGATGCAAAAGGGTACAAGGTTATTACCTGTATATCCAATGAAAGTCTTGAAAAAGAAATTAACATACTCGAAATGTTAAGCAACGGAACTATAGACGGTTTTATTCTTTCAATTTCAAAAGAAGCCCAAAAACTACAGCAATTTGATCATTTTAAGGCAATCATTAATGATGGAACTCCAATGGTAATGTTTGATCGTATTGCCGATGAAGTTCAATGCGATAAGGTAATTGTTGACGATTATGAAAGTGCCATCAATGCTACAAATCATTTAATAAATACAGGATGCAAAAACATTGCTTTGTTTACAACCATTAAACAATTAAGCGTTGCAAATTTGCGTGCCCAGGGTTTTTATAAAGCATTTGAACAAAAAGGACTAAAGGTTAATGAGAAACTAATAATCCAGACAGATAATATTGATGAGTTTGATATCTTGGTTAAAGATTTTTTTGATAAAAATGATGTAGATGCTGTTTTTGCTTTAGATGAACACGCAGCGACTATAGCTATGAAAATGGGATTGAAAAAAGGAATGAAAATCCCGGAAGAACTTTCTGTAATTGGTTTTGCAGATGGAGTTTGGTCGCGTCGATTGACACCGAGTTTGTCAACGGTTAGCCAGCACGGACCTGAAATAGGTGAAGTAGCAACGCAACTGCTGATAGATAAATTGGAAAGCAATGAAGAAGCGCTGGTTTTTTCAACCACAACAATCAAAACAGAATTGCGTCAAAGAGATTCTACAAGGAAGCTACTTTAA
- the rplM gene encoding 50S ribosomal protein L13, whose amino-acid sequence MDALSYKTQSTTKATAQKEWIIVDADGHNLGRFASKVAMLLRGKYKPSYTPHVDCGDNVIVINAEKINLTGNKLDEKTYIRHTGYPGGQRSLTAKVMQQKNPALLVEKAVKGMLPKNKLGAELFRNLNVVVGTEHKQGAQKPKTVNLNDLK is encoded by the coding sequence ATGGACGCATTAAGCTACAAGACACAATCTACAACCAAAGCCACTGCTCAAAAAGAGTGGATCATTGTAGATGCTGATGGTCATAACTTAGGTCGTTTTGCTTCAAAAGTTGCGATGCTTTTAAGAGGTAAATACAAGCCAAGTTACACACCTCACGTCGACTGTGGAGATAACGTAATTGTTATCAACGCAGAGAAAATCAACCTTACAGGAAACAAACTTGACGAGAAAACGTACATCCGTCACACAGGTTACCCAGGAGGACAAAGAAGTTTGACTGCTAAAGTTATGCAACAAAAGAATCCTGCATTACTAGTAGAAAAAGCTGTTAAAGGAATGTTACCTAAAAATAAATTAGGTGCTGAACTTTTCAGAAATTTAAATGTTGTTGTAGGTACAGAGCACAAACAAGGCGCTCAAAAACCTAAAACAGTTAACCTTAACGATCTTAAATAA
- the rpsI gene encoding 30S ribosomal protein S9 yields the protein MGVIHKIGRRKCAVARVYVSEGTGKITVNKREFNNYFPTATLQYKVLQPMSMTENATNFDVKVNVYGGGSTGQAEAVRMAIARAMCEVEAENRAILKPEGLLTRDPRMVERKKFGQKKARKRFQFSKR from the coding sequence ATGGGAGTTATTCACAAAATCGGTAGAAGAAAATGTGCAGTAGCACGTGTTTATGTTTCAGAAGGAACTGGAAAAATTACCGTAAACAAAAGAGAATTTAACAACTACTTCCCAACAGCTACTTTACAGTACAAAGTATTGCAACCAATGTCTATGACAGAAAACGCAACTAACTTTGACGTAAAAGTAAATGTATATGGTGGTGGTTCTACAGGGCAGGCAGAAGCTGTGAGAATGGCAATTGCAAGAGCAATGTGTGAAGTGGAAGCTGAAAACAGAGCTATCCTAAAACCAGAAGGATTACTAACAAGAGATCCAAGAATGGTAGAACGTAAAAAATTCGGTCAGAAAAAAGCACGTAAGAGATTCCAATTCTCGAAACGTTAA
- the rpsB gene encoding 30S ribosomal protein S2 produces the protein MANKIEVKDLLEAGVHFGHMTRKWDPNMAPYIYMERNGIHIINLYKTAAKIEEANEALKKIAASGRKILFVATKKQAKDIVAEKAVACNMPYITERWPGGMLTNFVTIRKAVKKMATIDKMKKDGTFMTLSKKERLQVDRLRAKLEKNLGSIADMSRLPAALFVVDIKAEHIAIKEAQKLNIPVFAMVDTNSDPREVDYVIPANDDASKSIEKILSLVTAAVIDGLANRTSDKEDVDAPEVEEEVVAVEAAPEVEAVVEVEAAPEVEAEATETKTEE, from the coding sequence ATGGCAAACAAAATTGAAGTTAAAGATTTATTAGAAGCAGGTGTTCACTTCGGACACATGACTCGTAAGTGGGATCCAAACATGGCTCCTTACATATATATGGAGCGTAATGGAATTCACATTATCAACCTATATAAAACTGCTGCAAAAATTGAAGAAGCTAACGAAGCTTTGAAAAAAATCGCAGCATCAGGTAGAAAAATACTTTTCGTAGCTACCAAAAAACAAGCAAAAGATATCGTTGCAGAAAAAGCTGTAGCTTGTAACATGCCGTACATCACTGAAAGATGGCCAGGTGGTATGTTAACAAACTTCGTTACTATCCGTAAAGCCGTTAAAAAAATGGCTACTATTGATAAAATGAAGAAAGACGGAACTTTTATGACATTGTCTAAAAAAGAGCGTCTTCAGGTAGATCGTCTTCGTGCAAAATTAGAGAAGAACTTAGGTTCTATCGCTGATATGTCAAGATTACCTGCTGCATTATTTGTTGTAGATATCAAAGCTGAACACATCGCAATAAAAGAAGCACAAAAATTAAACATTCCAGTTTTCGCAATGGTTGATACTAACTCTGATCCACGTGAAGTAGATTACGTTATCCCAGCCAATGATGATGCTTCAAAATCAATTGAGAAAATTTTATCTTTAGTAACTGCTGCAGTTATTGACGGATTGGCTAACAGAACTTCTGATAAAGAAGATGTTGACGCTCCGGAAGTAGAAGAAGAAGTAGTTGCTGTAGAAGCTGCTCCAGAAGTGGAAGCAGTTGTAGAAGTAGAAGCTGCTCCTGAAGTAGAAGCTGAAGCTACAGAAACTAAGACTGAAGAGTAA
- the tsf gene encoding translation elongation factor Ts codes for MSTITITAADVNKLRTITGAGMMDCKKALVEAEGDFDLAIENLRKKGQKVAANRSDRESTEGAAVAAVNADKTSGVVITLNCETDFVGKNEGFVKLANDFANQALNYATKEEFLASDFNGITVAEKLIEQTGVIGEKIEIASFEKLSGAFVGSYVHSGKIAVLVALSANVAGADEAAKNVAMQAAAMSPIALDEAGVDADIIAKEIEIAKDLLRQEGKPEAMIENIAKGKLGRFFKDNTLVNQDYIKDSSMSVAAYIKSVDAGLTVTGFRRVALG; via the coding sequence ATGTCAACAATCACAATTACTGCTGCAGACGTAAATAAATTAAGAACAATTACCGGTGCAGGAATGATGGACTGTAAAAAAGCTTTAGTAGAAGCTGAAGGAGATTTTGATTTAGCAATTGAAAACCTTAGAAAAAAAGGTCAAAAAGTTGCTGCAAACCGTTCAGACAGAGAATCTACTGAAGGAGCTGCTGTTGCTGCTGTTAATGCTGACAAGACTTCTGGTGTTGTTATTACATTAAACTGCGAAACTGACTTCGTTGGGAAAAATGAAGGTTTCGTAAAATTGGCTAACGATTTCGCTAATCAGGCATTAAACTATGCTACTAAAGAAGAATTTTTAGCTTCTGACTTCAACGGAATTACTGTTGCTGAGAAATTAATCGAGCAAACTGGAGTTATCGGAGAAAAAATTGAAATCGCTTCTTTTGAGAAATTGAGTGGAGCTTTCGTTGGTTCTTATGTTCACTCTGGAAAAATTGCCGTTCTTGTTGCACTTTCTGCTAACGTTGCCGGAGCTGATGAAGCTGCTAAAAACGTAGCAATGCAAGCTGCTGCTATGTCTCCAATTGCTTTGGACGAAGCTGGAGTTGATGCAGACATCATCGCTAAAGAAATTGAAATCGCTAAAGATTTATTACGTCAGGAAGGAAAACCAGAGGCAATGATTGAAAATATCGCTAAAGGTAAACTTGGTCGTTTCTTTAAAGACAATACTTTGGTAAACCAAGATTATATTAAAGATAGCTCTATGAGCGTTGCTGCTTACATTAAATCTGTTGATGCAGGTTTGACTGTAACTGGTTTCAGAAGAGTCGCTTTAGGATAA
- a CDS encoding M3 family metallopeptidase: MKKIILTLIMIAPTVMVNAQTNRNSFLNDWTGPYGGVPAFTDYKLQDLKPALEFAIQDKLNEIKKIANNPKPATFTNTIVALEKAGKRYSQIYAVFGIYSSNMNSPEFEPIETEMTPKMYELNNKIYQNAKLFDRISKVYNSPNKKKLTKEQQRLVWFYYSNFVREGAKATAKSKTRIAAINQELAGLFTKFSQNQLADESNYYLELKTEADFDGLPEELKNAAIADAKDRKLNVMGCIANTRSSIEPFLTFSNRRDLRQKAFQIFTSRGDNDNANNNNATLVQILKLRAEKTKLLGFKTFADWSLSNTMAQKPQKTLDLMMSVWTPAVEKVHTDVADMQNMVDIEGGNFKIAAWDYRYYSEKVRKAKYDLDQNDLKPYLQLEKLREGMFWVAGEIFHLGFKQISNVPVFHSDVRVWEVYNKDTKKIVGLWYFDPYARKGKRSGAWMNATREQSRVNGDVITIVSNNCNFIKGKDGEPILISWEDASTLFHEFGHALHGLNSDVTYPSLSGTNTPRDYVEFPSQVMERWLSTPQVLNQFALHYKTGEPMPMALVERNDRASTFNEAFSTVETIASALVDMKLHLLENPDINPKEFEKITLTELKMPKEIVMRHRIPQFGHIFSDDAYAAGYYGYLWADAISADATEAFTETKDGLYDKAVAKRLHDYVFSIGNTIDPAIAYKKFRGRDVNTDALMRARGFEVQKK; the protein is encoded by the coding sequence ATGAAAAAAATAATTTTAACATTGATTATGATTGCCCCGACAGTTATGGTAAATGCACAAACAAATCGAAATTCCTTTTTAAACGATTGGACCGGACCTTATGGTGGTGTTCCTGCATTTACAGATTATAAACTACAGGATTTAAAGCCTGCACTTGAATTTGCCATTCAGGATAAATTGAATGAAATTAAAAAAATCGCCAACAATCCAAAACCGGCAACGTTTACTAACACCATTGTGGCATTGGAAAAAGCAGGTAAAAGGTATAGTCAGATTTATGCTGTTTTTGGAATTTACAGTTCCAATATGAACAGTCCGGAATTTGAGCCTATCGAAACCGAAATGACGCCTAAGATGTATGAACTCAACAATAAAATTTATCAAAACGCGAAATTGTTCGACAGAATATCAAAAGTTTACAATTCTCCAAATAAGAAAAAACTAACCAAAGAACAACAACGATTGGTTTGGTTTTATTACTCCAATTTTGTTCGCGAAGGTGCCAAAGCAACTGCAAAAAGCAAAACAAGAATTGCTGCAATCAATCAGGAATTAGCTGGTTTGTTTACCAAATTTAGCCAAAATCAATTGGCAGACGAGAGCAATTATTATTTGGAATTAAAAACTGAAGCTGATTTTGATGGTTTGCCGGAAGAATTGAAAAATGCTGCGATAGCTGATGCTAAAGACAGAAAGCTTAACGTTATGGGTTGTATTGCAAATACGCGTTCGTCTATAGAGCCGTTTTTGACGTTTTCAAACCGTAGAGATTTAAGACAAAAAGCGTTTCAGATATTTACCAGTCGTGGCGATAATGATAATGCCAATAATAATAATGCTACTTTAGTTCAAATTTTAAAACTGCGTGCAGAGAAAACCAAATTATTGGGCTTTAAAACTTTTGCTGATTGGAGTTTGTCAAACACTATGGCGCAGAAACCTCAAAAAACGCTAGATTTAATGATGTCTGTTTGGACACCGGCAGTTGAAAAAGTGCATACGGATGTTGCCGATATGCAAAACATGGTTGATATCGAAGGAGGAAATTTCAAAATTGCTGCCTGGGATTATCGTTATTATTCAGAAAAAGTTAGAAAAGCAAAATACGATTTAGACCAAAATGATTTAAAACCTTATTTGCAATTGGAGAAATTGCGTGAAGGAATGTTTTGGGTTGCCGGAGAGATTTTTCATTTAGGATTTAAACAAATTAGCAATGTTCCTGTTTTCCATTCAGATGTGAGAGTTTGGGAAGTTTATAATAAGGACACCAAAAAAATTGTTGGTCTTTGGTACTTCGACCCTTATGCGCGTAAAGGAAAACGTTCCGGCGCATGGATGAATGCTACCAGAGAGCAAAGCAGAGTGAATGGAGATGTGATTACAATTGTATCCAACAACTGCAATTTCATTAAAGGAAAAGATGGCGAGCCAATATTGATTTCATGGGAAGATGCCAGTACCTTATTCCATGAATTCGGGCATGCTTTACACGGGTTGAATTCGGATGTGACGTATCCAAGTTTATCGGGAACCAACACGCCGAGAGATTATGTTGAGTTTCCTTCACAGGTTATGGAACGTTGGTTGAGTACACCACAAGTATTGAATCAATTTGCTTTGCATTACAAAACTGGCGAACCAATGCCAATGGCTTTGGTAGAAAGAAATGACAGAGCTTCAACTTTTAACGAAGCGTTTTCTACTGTAGAAACGATTGCAAGTGCTTTGGTTGATATGAAATTACACTTGTTAGAAAACCCGGATATTAATCCAAAAGAATTTGAAAAAATAACCTTGACAGAACTCAAGATGCCAAAAGAAATAGTGATGCGTCACCGTATTCCACAGTTTGGCCATATCTTTTCTGACGATGCTTATGCTGCTGGTTATTATGGTTATTTGTGGGCTGATGCTATCAGTGCGGATGCGACAGAAGCCTTTACCGAAACCAAAGACGGTTTGTATGATAAAGCAGTTGCCAAAAGATTACATGATTATGTGTTCAGTATTGGAAACACGATTGATCCTGCCATTGCGTATAAAAAATTCCGCGGCAGAGATGTGAATACGGATGCTTTGATGCGTGCAAGAGGATTTGAAGTTCAGAAGAAATAA
- a CDS encoding queuosine precursor transporter: MFQSRKDIVYVILAGIFITNAVVAELIGGKLIDVGPAVMSIGILPWPIVFVTTDLINEYFGEKGVRKLSIITACLIAYTFIVLFFAMKIPSTGISTVSTSQFNAVFGQSQLIIVGSITAFLISQLIDVSIFHFFKRKTGQKMIWLRSTGSTVISQLFDSFIVLGIAFWLPGIMDTKTFFLSAMTGYSVKLAIAVLMTPMIYLGHSLIEKYIREK, translated from the coding sequence ATGTTTCAATCCAGAAAAGACATTGTGTATGTCATTCTTGCCGGAATATTTATTACCAATGCTGTCGTGGCCGAACTTATAGGCGGAAAGCTAATTGATGTTGGGCCAGCCGTAATGAGTATCGGCATTTTACCGTGGCCAATTGTTTTTGTCACTACCGATTTAATCAATGAATATTTTGGTGAAAAAGGCGTTCGCAAACTTTCGATAATCACGGCCTGTTTGATTGCCTATACTTTTATCGTTTTGTTTTTTGCGATGAAAATTCCATCAACAGGCATAAGTACGGTTTCAACTTCACAGTTTAATGCCGTTTTTGGACAAAGCCAATTGATAATTGTGGGAAGCATTACAGCCTTTTTGATTTCACAATTGATTGACGTCAGCATTTTTCATTTTTTCAAAAGGAAAACGGGACAAAAAATGATTTGGCTGCGAAGTACCGGTTCAACAGTGATTTCACAATTGTTTGATAGTTTTATTGTTTTGGGAATTGCGTTTTGGTTACCAGGAATTATGGATACAAAAACATTTTTCCTTTCGGCAATGACGGGCTATAGTGTAAAATTGGCGATTGCAGTTTTAATGACACCGATGATTTATTTAGGACATTCACTGATTGAAAAATACATACGCGAAAAATAA
- a CDS encoding LuxR family transcriptional regulator, which yields MKKPASDFYLTAKKIWGTVVKTDSPNTKELELSLELHKRLLNIFQAGRHYYMVFNVFDLELEFVSPEILSVLEYEPHEINTMFFLDRIHPDDKIYFLNFENRLAEFFNQLPVEKRGNYKYQHDYRVKTKSNKYVRLLHQIVPLEYDENNYYRSLVLHTDISHIKRDGIPSFSIIGLDDEPSYYNIQDTEVFTKSYSLFTKREREIMKLIIEGKTTKEIALELYISPYTVNSHRKNILRKADAKTTLDLAGKVIKEGWI from the coding sequence ATGAAAAAACCTGCTTCCGACTTCTACCTCACTGCTAAAAAAATATGGGGAACCGTTGTAAAAACAGATAGCCCCAACACAAAAGAGCTAGAACTGTCACTTGAACTTCATAAAAGACTACTAAATATTTTTCAGGCTGGCCGGCATTATTACATGGTTTTTAACGTTTTTGACTTGGAGCTGGAATTTGTAAGTCCCGAAATATTGAGTGTTTTAGAATATGAACCTCACGAGATAAATACTATGTTTTTTCTGGATAGGATTCATCCTGACGACAAGATTTATTTTTTGAATTTTGAGAATAGATTAGCTGAGTTTTTCAACCAATTACCTGTAGAAAAAAGAGGCAACTACAAGTACCAGCATGATTATAGAGTAAAAACTAAAAGCAATAAATATGTACGGCTGTTGCATCAAATTGTCCCTTTAGAATACGATGAGAACAATTATTACAGAAGCCTTGTACTGCATACTGACATATCCCACATCAAACGTGATGGCATTCCCAGCTTTTCAATCATAGGTCTGGATGACGAACCTTCTTATTATAACATTCAGGATACGGAAGTCTTCACTAAATCATACAGCCTATTTACAAAAAGGGAGCGTGAGATTATGAAGCTTATCATTGAAGGCAAGACAACCAAGGAGATTGCCCTGGAATTATATATAAGTCCATACACTGTAAATTCTCACCGAAAAAACATCCTCCGGAAGGCTGATGCCAAAACGACACTCGATCTGGCGGGAAAAGTCATTAAAGAAGGTTGGATATAA
- a CDS encoding DNA-3-methyladenine glycosylase I: MENKIRCAWCEKDDLYRDYHDNEWGNPVYDDDKLFEFLVLETFQAGLSWYTILKKRDNFRNAFDHFDYKKVAQYGDKEVEKLMQDAGIIRNGLKIKATISNAVAFMEVQKEFGSFSKYIWGFTGGKPIDNNIQKMSDIKATTPLSDEISKDLKKRGFKFVGSTVVYAHMQATGMVNDHVSACWKRN; the protein is encoded by the coding sequence ATGGAAAATAAAATACGTTGCGCCTGGTGCGAAAAAGACGATTTATATAGAGATTACCACGATAACGAATGGGGAAATCCGGTTTATGACGATGACAAACTGTTTGAATTTTTGGTTTTAGAGACTTTTCAGGCTGGACTGAGTTGGTATACGATTTTGAAAAAAAGAGATAACTTTCGTAACGCTTTTGATCATTTCGATTATAAGAAAGTTGCCCAATATGGTGATAAAGAAGTTGAAAAATTAATGCAGGATGCAGGCATAATTCGCAACGGCTTAAAAATAAAAGCGACGATTTCTAATGCTGTTGCTTTTATGGAAGTGCAGAAAGAATTTGGAAGTTTCTCCAAATACATTTGGGGTTTTACAGGCGGAAAACCTATTGATAATAACATCCAAAAAATGAGTGATATTAAAGCTACGACGCCACTTTCGGATGAAATTAGCAAAGATTTAAAAAAACGCGGATTTAAATTTGTGGGCTCAACTGTTGTTTATGCACATATGCAGGCAACCGGAATGGTTAATGACCATGTTTCAGCTTGTTGGAAGCGAAATTAA
- the aat gene encoding leucyl/phenylalanyl-tRNA--protein transferase: MYFLTKELYFPSVDETSIEGVLAIGGDLSVERLLLAYRSGIFPWFNEDDPILWWSPPERMVVAPSIYKVSKSIRNLLNQNKFQVTFNQNFNEVILGCQQIERPGQEGTWLSDDFVESYSKLHEMGIAKSVEVWQNEELVGGLYGVDLGHIFCGESMFSKVPNASKVAFVTLINYLKENNYKLLDCQVHNDHLEKLGAFEVSRETFMKVLKSEEINFASNKLKHGH; encoded by the coding sequence ATGTATTTTTTAACTAAAGAACTCTATTTCCCATCTGTTGACGAAACTTCCATAGAAGGCGTTCTTGCTATTGGTGGCGATTTGTCTGTTGAGCGATTGTTACTTGCTTACCGAAGTGGAATTTTCCCTTGGTTTAATGAAGATGATCCCATATTGTGGTGGTCGCCTCCGGAAAGAATGGTGGTTGCTCCGTCTATTTATAAAGTTTCGAAAAGCATCCGGAATCTGCTCAATCAAAATAAATTTCAGGTTACTTTTAATCAAAACTTCAATGAAGTAATTCTAGGCTGTCAGCAAATTGAACGTCCAGGTCAGGAAGGAACATGGCTTTCTGATGATTTTGTGGAATCGTATTCCAAACTCCATGAAATGGGAATCGCAAAATCGGTTGAGGTTTGGCAAAATGAAGAACTCGTTGGCGGTTTATACGGTGTTGATTTAGGACATATTTTCTGTGGGGAAAGCATGTTCTCCAAAGTACCTAATGCGAGTAAAGTTGCGTTTGTAACGTTGATTAATTATTTAAAAGAAAACAATTATAAACTCTTGGATTGCCAGGTTCACAATGACCATCTTGAAAAACTTGGTGCTTTTGAGGTTTCGAGAGAAACGTTTATGAAGGTATTGAAATCTGAGGAAATTAATTTCGCTTCCAACAAGCTGAAACATGGTCATTAA